The sequence below is a genomic window from Nitrosomonas sp..
TTCTGAATCATGAAATAAAAGTAACGTCAAAGTTGGGTCATGGGAGTTGTTTCTCGATTACTGTACCACGTGTGTGCTTCACACGGAAAACAGCTACAACACCTTACATTGATCATGCTGTTGAGTTTTTCTTTCAAGGAAACATGATCCTAATATTGGATGACGATACATCGATATTGGAAGGTATGCGTGGATTATTAACTTACTGGGGATGTAAGGTAATTACATCAACAACTTCAGTTGAAGTTTTAAGGCGAATTCAAATTGATCGAATAAAACCGAATTTATTAATAATTGATTACAGACTTGCTGAGAATGAATCAGGTATTGAGATTGCGAGAAAAATACAAAATCAATTTTCATTCCAGTTACCAGTCATATTGCTTACAGGAGATACTTCGCCAGACAGATTGCAGGAAGCTGTTTCCAGTGGTTTTCAATTGTTACATAAGCCTGTTCAAATACCAGAATTGCGTTCTACTATGCAAAACCTCTTAACCAAAAATTCAATAAAAAGAAGCTTAAACTAGAGAAGAGAGTAATTTCATTTCTACTGCTTTTAGCACAGCACACATTCTATTTGGTACACTTAATTTAAGCAGGATCTTGCTAATATGGTTTTTTGTTGTACCAACAGAAATTCCTAATTTGTAGGCAATGACTTTATCTTGATCTCCTTTTGCGACTAATTCTAAGACTTCTTTTTCACGTAGCGTCAAAGATTCAATCGACTCATGAATTTGCTCTGAGGGCACTGAGTTCACGGATGATTCTGAAAAATTTGCACGCATTTGAACCGTGGAAACATCAACAAAAATACTTAATCGATTAATTAATTCATGTCTATTACAGTTTTTATGAATACAATCTGTCGCTCCTTTTTCTTTTGATTTTCTGAATATATCCGATTCATCGGACCCAGTTAACACTATTATCGGGACCCAAGATTCCAATATCTCGCGTAGATTTGGCAAGGCCGATAAGCCATCTATTCCAGGCAATCCAATATCAAGTATGACCATATCCAATGATTTTACTTTCTGAATCAACTGTATCGCATCAGAAATATTGGATGATTCAATCACAAATACATCT
It includes:
- a CDS encoding response regulator transcription factor → MNILFIEDHVLVRESLIYVFKQLREDVFVIESSNISDAIQLIQKVKSLDMVILDIGLPGIDGLSALPNLREILESWVPIIVLTGSDESDIFRKSKEKGATDCIHKNCNRHELINRLSIFVDVSTVQMRANFSESSVNSVPSEQIHESIESLTLREKEVLELVAKGDQDKVIAYKLGISVGTTKNHISKILLKLSVPNRMCAVLKAVEMKLLSSLV